The segment AACTCAAACTTCGCGCGCTCGGCTGCCTGCTGGGCCGACACCTTCTGCTCCAGCGACGTTTTCAGGGCGGCCGAGATGTGCACTTCGCCAACCTGCACCGCCTCAAGCTCCAGGTAGTCCTTGGACAGTTCTTCCTTCAGCAGCGCGAGGACGCTTTTCTCCAGCGTATCACGCTCATTGCCATACAAACCAATGACGGTCATCTTACCCGCCACGATCGGGATGATGGAACGTGTCGCGCGGCGCACCGCGTTGTCTTCGATATAGAAGATATCACGCCCCTGCCACTTGGTATACAGGCGACCGGCCTGCTCCGGAATAACATGGTACTTGATCGTCACGTCGATATAGATATCCTGGCCCTCGATGCTCTGCGCTTTGACTGAATCGTCGCCCAGCACGCGCCCTTCGCTCGTTTTGGCGACCATCGTCAGCACCTGCGTGCCGATCGGGTACTCCTGCACGAACTGGATGAGCGGGACTTTGAAGCCAAAGCCGGGCTTGAGGAACCCGGGCGTTACCTCGTGCGCCTGTGCGTCGAACAGCACCCCGACGTAGCCGGGCCGGATATTGACGAACGATGCCGAGCCGAAGATCAAGATGACTACAATAATGATCGTCGCGGTTGCAAACGCGCCCGCGCCGCGCATGCTGATGGCTGGGGGTGTGAAACTCGAGTCTCTTCGCATAATCGATCTCCCTAACTAACGTTTGTCCTTGTTCAATCCGCTTTCGATCTCCTTGATCAAGTCGGCATCCTCCCGCCGCTCGCGGCGGCGCGCCCACCAATCATAGAGACGATACACGACATACCAGATTATCGCGAGCAGCACGAAAAGCAGGAGCAGGTCCGCGAGATACATCGACACCTCCAGGGGGACGCCTGCAATAGCGGGTACACGCAACTACAATGCAAAGCCGCCCGTCAAGGCGGCTCTGGCACGCGGCTCCAGCCCGCAACGCGTGAAGCCTGCTGCAACAGTCATTATAGCGCGCTAATGCTTCGGGGGATATTAACGAGAAGCACCCGCATATACCGTGACCGTATGGCAGTGCGCGGGGTTATGCGTCCGCCGTCATGTAGCCGAACGCGCTCCACAACCGGCGCATGAGACCGTGTGCGAAATCGGGTTTGAGGAACTGGTTCGGGCAGGCGCCCGGAATGACGGTGATGCCGTTGTCGCGGCACAGTTGCACGGCATCGGCCGAGACGCTGGTCATACTGGCTGCCAGCCCCGGCTTCGTGCCCATCATGCAGTGCATCCAGACGCGCTTGATGCCCAGCTCAACGCACTGGCGGACGATCTCATCCGTCACGCGCGGGCTGCTCAGGATGAACACGCCGTCGGGCTTCTGCGGCAGCGCCTTCAGGTCGGGATAGCACGGATCGCCGTCGAAGGCCGTGATGCGCGGGTTCACGGCAAACACCGTGTAGCCGGCGCTTTTGAACTTGCGATAGTTGGCGTTACAGCCGGTCTCGCGCTTGTCGGAGACGCCGACGACGGCGATCTGCTTCTGCGCGAGGAAGTCCCGGACGAGTGAATCAATGCTGGTCATAGGGTCTACCTTTCTGTCTCCGCACGCCTATCGTGCGGCGCGTGGCACACATCCTCCATTAAAGGACGAGTGTGTTCGAGCGCACAGGGGCAACCATCCCGCCCGGCGCGGGACAAATGACAGCACCCGCGCCCGCCCGCTCCGTTCGGGGAATACCTGAGACGTAGCGAAACCGCGCGTATAGCCAGACCTCACAGGGTTTCAAAACCTGTGAGGTCTGGATGCGCGCCATAGGCAACGATGCAGGTAATCACCGGTTCAGCAGTCCGCCGCCAAGTGCATGGGCGACCAGCGGCAGCGCCTTCTGCTTCACGCTGCCCCGCGCCCCGGACGCATAAGCGCGTCGCCGCGTCGGATTGTTACGCCATCCGCGCTAATTCTTGCAGTCGTACAGCGACACGCGCATCGGCCCGAAGCCCCCGCCGTCCGTGCCCATGTTCGCCCCGCCGGGCAGCGTGCCGTCGGGCGCGCCCGCGTTTTGCGTTTGCGTCTCGTAACCCTGCACGGCCTTGCAGTGCGCCGTCACCCACGACGACAGGTTGGCCTGCCCGCCGACGCCGGGGCCGCCTGGCCCACCCCAGTAGATGTAGCGCAGTTCGCCGCCGGCCACCATCTGCGCCAGTTCGCTCGCGCTCAGCACCTGGTCGTTGCCGTTGAACCCGCCCAGATACAGCACCGGCCGCCCGGTCGCGATCACATAGTCCGCGCCCTGCATCGAGCTCGGCACCGCCATCATATACCGGTTGCTTTGCGTGTTCGCTTGCAGGAACGCCAGCAGTTTTGGGTCCACCTGCAGGCCGCCGCCGAGCGCCGGGCCGTTTGAGCGCCCGTCGTACGCCGCCGGCAGCGACTGATTGCCGCTCGAATTGAGCGTGGTCAGTCCCGACCAGATCGCCGGCGTCACCAGCATCGCCGCGACGATGCACACGAACCCGGCCGCCGCCATGCGCTCTGTGCGGCGCACCAGCGACGCCAGCAGCGCGAGCACACCGAGCGCCGCCAGCACGGCTACCACCGGCAGCCAGCCGATCGAGCGCATATAGGCGGCGACTGTGTTGTATTGCAGCCACAGCGTCACGCCTGCCGCGGCGGCCAGCCATGCGGCCGCGAGAGACGCACTGCGGTGTCGGAGCGCCCACAGTTCGCCCGCCGCGATGCCGACCAGCGCGGCCAGCGGCGGCGCCAGCGTCGACAGGTAATACTCGTGGAAGAAGCCGGCCACGCTGAAGAACACCCCCGCCGTCACCAGCCAGCCGCCCCACAGCAACAGCGCCTGATGCTTTGCCCCGACCGGCCAGCGCAGGCGCGCGCCGGCGAGCAGCAGGAGCATGCCGGAGATGCCGAACGGCAGCAGCCAGCTTGCTTCCTTGCTCAGCGGCGCTGTGAACAGCCGCTGCGCGCCGGGCTGACCCGTGCCGGGGAACCCGCCGCCCAGCCCGCCGGGTCCGCCGCCGGGCGTACCCCGGTTGCCGTTCTGCTGCGGTGGAAGGCCGCCGGTTCCGCCCTGTGGCGGCTGGAACGCGCCGGGCGTTTGTCCCTGCGGCAGCGGGCCGCCGTTGCGGGCGGGCGGGCGTGGCTGCAATGGCGTTGTGTTGGCGCCGTCGCGCGGCAGATTGCCGTTCGGCCCCATCCCGTTCTGGGGCGGTTGGAATCCGCCGTTTGGCGCCTGGCCCGGCTGTCCCTGCGGCAAGCCGCCGCGGGTGTTGTTGCCCCCGAACAGACCGCTCAACGCGCCGCCGCGCCCACCCATACCGAGCAAGCGCTGGACGCCGTTATAGCCCAGAATCAGGCTCAGCTCCGAATTGTCGCTGCTGCTGCCGACGTACGGTCGATCATTGGCCGGGATCAGATCGACGGCGACCGCCCAAGAGAGCGACACGATCAGCAAGACGACCGTCGCGGCTGCCAGTTTGGCGGTCTTGCGCCACAGCCGTTCCGGCGCGCCGAGGAAGTACATGGCGTAGAACGCCGGCAGCGGCAGATACGCTTCGAGCATCTTGATATTGAAGCCGACGCCGACCATCGCCACGCCGGCCAGCAGCCAGCGTATGCGTGTGCTCTCGGTCGCCTTGATGAATGCCCAGGTTGCGAGCAGCAGCGTCAGGATCAGCGTGCTGTCGATTGTGTTATTGCGGTCGGTGGCCACCGACACCGGCGTGATCGCCAGCGCCAGCGCGGCCAACAGCCCGGCGGCCGTGCCGAACGAGCGCCGCACCAGATGATAGACCACGACCACGGAGAGGATGCCCGCTGCGATCTGCGGCAGTAGCACCGCGAAGCCGTTGACGCCGAACAGATAGGCCGACGCCGCCTGTAACCATAGGCCGACAGGCGGCTTGTCCACCGTGACCGCGCCGCCCGGCTCGGCCACCGCGAAGAAAAAGTTGCTCCACGATTGCAGCATGCTGACGACGGCCGCCGTGTAGTAGTGGTTGGCGTAACCAAGCCCCGCGAGGTTGAACAAACGCAGCGCCGCCGCAAGCAGCACAATGGCTCCCAGCGCCGCGCGCCGCGCCCAGTGCGTGCCGGTGAAAACCCATGTGCGTGCGGGCGCCGCAGCGCCTGCCACTAGTTCGGTCAGTGCAGTCATTCTATGTTGCCCCTGGCGTGTCGCGCCGCGCGGATCTCAGTCTGCGCCGTCTGCCGGTGTCCCGGCCGGCGCGCGAAACGTCCACCGATTGTTGAGCGTAAAGTTCCAGAGCAGGCTGGCGCCGGTCGCGCCGAGCTTGGCGGCGGCCAGCCCGAGGCCGCTGTTGCCCAGCACCACTCCCAGCCATGGCGACAGCGACACCACCAGCAGGTCGTTCAGCACGAGCGCGCTGACGCTGACGATCGCGAACCGCGCGAACTGCCGCCCGATGCCCTGGCGCGGGCGGTGCGCGAACGTCCACCGCCGGTTCCACACGAAGCTGTTGGCGATGCCGGCGCTGTACGCCAGCGTGTTGGCTAGCAGCAGCGGCAGGGCCAGCACGCTGCTCAACAGCGCGAAGAGCGACAGGTCCAGCACGGTATTCAGCACGCCGACGGCGCCGAAGCGGCCGAGCGCCCGGACGGTTTCGCGCTCGACGAACGATCCGGCGGCGCGCAGCAAGCGGCTTGCGTTCATAGGTTGATCGTGATCTTTCTGATCTTTATGATCCATCGCAATGCTTTGCCTGCGCTGAGCCGGAACTGAGCGTCAGATGAGAAGGGGGGAGATGGCGGCCGCGCGTTGCGCGGCGGCGGGGTGGTCGGAAATCACGCCGCGGCCAGCGGGAACGTGACCGTGAAGGTGCTGCCCTGGCCGGGCGTGCTCTCCACACCGATCGTGCCGTTCTGCACCTCGGTCAATTCCCTGGCGATCGCCAGTCCCAGGCCGGTGCTGGCGCCGCTGCGCGATGCATCGCCGCGGTAGAATCGCTCGAAGATGTGCGGCAGGTCGGCCGGCGCGATGCCTGGCCCGCTATCGCGCACGCGGATGACGGCGCGGCCGCTCTCTGCCGCGGCCGACAGCTCAACAGCCGCTTCCGCCGGCGTGTGCGTGCGCGCGTTGTCGAGCAGGATCAGCAGCACCTGTTTCAGCGCGTCGCGGTCGGCCAGCACGCGCATGCCGGGCGGCACGGCGCAGGCCAGCGTCCTCTGTGGATCGAGCAGGCGCGCCTGGCGCCCGGCGTCGTCGACCAGTGGCGCGAGATCGACCGGCGCGCACTGCAGTTTGCGCCCCGCGTCGGCGCGCGCCAGCACCAGCAGGTGGTTCACCAGCCGGATCAGACGCTCGACTTCGCTGGTCGTGTCGGCCAGCACCTCGGCGCGCTCCGCATAGTCCAGCGGCGGCTCGTGCCGCAACAGTTCGATGTTGCCGCGCACGGTTGTCAGCGGCGTGCGCAGTTCGTGCGACGCGTCGGCCACGAAGCGGCGCTGCGATTCGAGCGTTTGCTCCATCTGCCGGTACGCCCTTTCCAGTTCGGTCAGCATCGAGTTGAATGTGACGGCCAGCCGGCCGACTTCGTCATTGGGGCCGGTGTGGCGCACGCGCCGGCTGAAGTCGCGCTGCGTGCCGATGGCGCTTGCCGTGCGCGTGATGCGCTCGATCGGGCTGAGCGATGCGCCGGCCAGCACCCAGCCGATCGCGAACGCGGCCAGGCTGACCACCGCGCTGCCGATCAACAGGAACAGCCGCAGGTTGTTCAGCGCCTGTTCGCGCTCCGTGATCGGCGCGGCCACCTGCACGATGGCGGTCACCCGGCTTTCAGCCATCACCGCGCGGCTGAAGATCAGCACCCGCTCTTCCTGCACGTGCGCAATCTCGCTCCAGGCTGCGCCGCTCTGCACGGCGCGCAGCCCCTCGTCGCTCAGCGGTAACGGCGTGTCCACCAGGTCGGCCGTGCGGGCTAGCACGCTGCCGTCGGCACCGCGCAGTTGTGTCCAGCGGCCGGGCAGGGTGGCGCCGGCCGGTGGCAGCGGCGGCGCTTGCTGCGGCTCCGGTCGTCCGGGGAAGCGCCGCAGGCCGCCCATCGAGAGGTCGGCCTGCCGTGCCAGCGTCGTGCGGATCGCCTGGAGCGTCAACTCGGATTGCGACACATACAGGAAAGTGCTGAACGCAATCACCGTGAGCGCGACAATCGCGCTGTACAGCAAGGTCAGACGCAGGCGGATCGACACGTTCATTCCTCCCGCAGCACGTAGCCCACGCCGCGCACCGTTTGGATCAGTCGCGGCTCGTTGCCTGCCTCGGTCTTCTTGCGCAGGTAGCCCATGTAGACCTCAAGCACGTTGTCGTCGCCGCCGAAGTCATAGCCCCAGATTGCCTGGAGGATCTGCTCGCGCTGGAGCACCTGGCGCGGGTGGCGCATCATATATTGAAGCAGGTCAAACTCTTTGGCGGTCAGGTCGAAGCTGCGACGGCCGCGCCGCGTCTCGCGTGTGACCGGGTCGAGCGAGAGGTCGGCGTAGCTCAGCGCGGCGTTCGGCAGCGGGGCGCTGCTGCGCCGCAGCAGCGCGTGCAGGCGCGCGACCAGCTCAGCCGGCGCAAACGGCTTGACCACGTAGTCGTCGGCCCCGCTGTCCAGCCCCGCGACGCGGTTCTCCACGGCATCGCGCGCCGTGAGCATCAAGACCAGCGTCTCGTCGCCGTCCGCGCGCAGGTGCTTCATCAGCGCCAGCCCGTCCATGCCCGGCATCATCCAGTCGAGCACGATCACGTCGGGCCGGTGCGCCTGCATCGCGGCCAGCGCTTCGGCGCCGTTCGCGGCCGACTGCACCTGGAAGCCCTCGTACACCAGCGTGCGCCGCAGCATGTTCAACAGCTTGGGATCGTCGTCGACGACCAAGACGCTTGCCATCTTGAAGAAACTCCCAAATCCCAATTCCCAAATCCAAAATGAATGCCATGAACACGGGTTGATCAGCGATAAGACGCCATGCGCCTCATCGCTGCGTTTCGATCATATGTAACCGTTCAGGCGTCATTGCGAGGAGCGTCGTTTGCGACGAAGCAATCTCCCTGCAGCCATCTCGCCCAACACGGGTGGAGATTGCCTCACAAAAACCGCTGCTCAGAAACTTCGCTGCGACCAACGGCAAGGAGCCCAGGTTGTCGCCCCAGCGAAAGCCGGGGCCCAGAGTCAACACCCCTGGATGCCGGCTCCCATGAAAATGGATCGCATCCTGTGGTAGGGCCAGGTCTTTGACCTGGCCGACTGGACGGGTCAAAGACCCGTCCCTACATTGGCAGGACTATTCTCATGCGCGGGGTGTGCGCCTCCGGCGCATCACCAACTTTCGCCGGCATGACGGCTTGGCCGCCAGCCGCGCCCAAGTTTTTGGGGCCACAACATGGCGGCCCCACCATGATATTCTCGCAATGATATACCGGACTGAACGCTTACCATTATATCACCCGGCGGCTGAGATGCGCCTGTGCCGCGCCTGTGAGGCGCATAAGAAAGCGCGCGGCTATTCTTAACCGCCTGTCAGCCTCTGCTTCGTTCGCTCACAGGCGCGGCGGCTAGACTGTCGTTGAGAATTGAGTAGTCATGCTATGGTTCTGATTGGAGGAGCATTATGCGCAAACGAATCGTATTGATCGCGGTCATCCTGATCCTGGCTGCCGGCGGCGGCTACTTCGCATATACCAAGCTGCGCCCGGCCACCACTACGACCGCGACCACGCAGACGGCGACCGTCACCCGCGGCAACCTGACGGCCCTGGTCGCCAGCGCCGGCTCGATCGCGCCGAAGGCGCAGGCCAGCCTGACGTTCGGGCAGAGCGGCACGGTCACCAAAGTGTATGTCAAGCTCGGCGACACGGTCAAGCAGGGGCAGGTGCTGGCCGAGATTGAGGCGACCGACCTGCAGATCGCGCTGGCGAACGCGCAGATCGCGTATAACCAGGCGCAGGCCAAGTACGACCAGACCAAAGCCGGCACGGCGGCCGGCGATTTGCAGATCGCGCAGATGAACGTCGACATGGCGCAGGCGAACTTCGACCTCGCCGTGAAGAAGGCGAACCTGAATGACGACCAGTTGCTGCTGCTGCGCGCCGACCTCGACAAGGCGGCGCTCTCAATGCAGAAGGCGCAGTCGGACTACGACCAGGCCGTTGCCGACCACATCACTGATTTGTCGGACCTCGCGGTTGCGCTGAAGCAGGCCAAAATCAGCTACGACGTCGCGCAGGCCAACAATCGCATTTCGCTGGCGAACATCAGCGATTCGAGCGTGCGCAGCGCGGCCGTCTCGCTGGCGTCGAGCAAGCTCAATCTGCAAACGCTGCAGAGTGCGCCGACGGCGGCCGATCGGCTGGCGGCCGAGTCGTCGCTGGCGACCGCCAAACTGTCGCTGCAACAGGCGCAGTATCGCATGCGCAACGCGCAGGTCATCGCGCCGTATGACGGCACGGCCACGGCGCTCAACATCGACGTGTACAGCACGGTCAGTGCCAGCACGGCGGCGATGCAACTGTCAGACCTGTCGCAGTTGCAGATCACGGTCAACATGGCCGAGGTGGACATCGCCAAAGTGAAGGTCGGGCAGGATGTCAACGTTACCGTAGATGCGGTTTCGAGCGCCGGCCGCCTGTCCGGCAAGGTTACACAGGTGGCACTCAGCGGCACCTCAACTTCGGGTGTCGTCACGTACCCCGTCGTGATCACGGTCAGCGGCGCCGATCCGACGGTGGTCAAGAGCGGCATGACCGCTAACGTGTCCATCATCGTGGACAAGCGTGAGAACGTCCTGTTGGTGCCGAACCGCGCGCTGCGCACGCAGGGCGGCCAGCGCGTCGTGCAACTGCAGACGCCGGTCGGCGTGGCGCAGACGCCGGTCACGATCGGCCTGGCGGGCGATACGCAAACCGAGATCGTCAGCGGGATCAAGGAAGGCGACGTGGTGGTGATTACCTCGACCACCAGCAGCTCGTCGACGAACCGGACCGGCGGCGTGGGCGTGCCGGGTATGGGGCCGGGCTTCTAGAGGCCGGGCTTGGCGGCCAGGCGGGCGCGCCGCGGCGGGTGACTCCGCCGCACAGGCGCCCGTCTGGCTGCATGGAGCGTGCAAACATGATCGAGATCAAAGAGATTACCAAAACGTACCGGATGGGCGACGTGGATGTCAACGCCCTGGGCGGTGTGTCGTTCGACGTGCAGAATGGCGAGATGGTCGCCATCATGGGGCCGTCCGGCTCCGGCAAATCCACCCTGATGAACGTGCTCGGGTGCCTGGACAAGCCGACCAGCGGCTCGTATAAGCTGGATGGCATCGAGGTCAGCACGATGAACGACGATCAGTTGGCGCAGGTGCGCAATCGCAAGATCGGCTTTGTGTTCCAGCAGTTCAATCTGCTGTCGCGCACGTCGGCGCTGGCGCAGGTTGAACTGCCGCTGGTGTATGCCGGCGCGCCGGACCGGCGCCAGCAGGCGCTGGAGGCGCTGGCGTCGGTCGGGCTGGCCGACCGGGCCGGGCATCGCCCCAATGAAATGTCAGGCGGCCAGCAGCAGCGGGTCGCCATCGCTCGCGCGCTGGTCAACAACCCGTCGATCATCATGGCCGACGAGCCGACCGGCAACCTGGACAGCAAGGTCGGCGCGGAGATTATGGCGATCCTGCAGCGGCTGAACCGCGAGCGCGGCGTGACGGTCATCATGGTCACGCACGACCCGGCGATTGCCGAGTTCACCCGCCGCGTCATTCACGTGCGCGACGGTCTGATCGAGCGCGAAGAGATCAACCGGCATCCACACGCGGCGCTGGCGGCCGCGTAGATTGGTGAGGCGAGTATGAATTTCCTTGAAAGTATCCGCATCGCCCTGCGCAGCCTGGCAGCCAACAAGATGCGCGCATCCCTGACGATGCTGGGCATCATCATCGGCGTCGGCGCGGTCATCGCGCTGATGGCGGTCGGCCGTGGGGCGCAGGCCAACATAATCGGCTCGCTGCAGAGCCAGGGTACGAATTTGCTGTACGTCTCCCCTGGCTCGACCTCATCCGGCGGCGTCAACCAGGGCGCCGGCAGCGCAGCGACGCTAACGCTCGAAGATGCCACCGCGCTGAACGACCCGTCGCTGGCGCCGGCCGTGCTGGCGGTCGCCGCCGAGTTCGGCTCGAACGGGCAGGTCGCCTATCAGGGCCAGAACACGCGCACGCGCGTCAACGGCGTGACCGTCTCATACAGCGCCGTGCGTAATGTGAGCATCGCCGAGGGCGAGTGGTTCACCGACGAGCAGATGGCGGCCAAGACGACAGTTGTCGTGCTGGGACCGACCACGGCGACGAACCTGTTCGGCGAGAATGACCCGGTCGGGCAGACGATTCGCATCAACAGCCTGCCGTTCCGTGTCATCGGCGTGACCGTCGCCAAAGGCGGCACCGGCTTCGGCAGCCAGGACGATGTGATCTATGCGCCGATCACGACGGTCATGTCGCGCCTGGCGTCCGGCGGTCAGTTCCGCGGCCAGGCCAACATCAGCACGATCAGCGTGCAGGTTGTGGATGCCTCGCAGATCCAGAACGCCATCAGCCAGATCTCGGCGATCCTGCGCGAGCGTCATCACCTGACAACCGGCGATGACGACTTCCGCATCACCAGTCTGGACGACATCCTGAAGACGCTCACGCAGGTCAGCGACACGCTGACGCTCTTCCTGGGCGGCATTGCGGCGATCTCGCTGGTCGTTGGCGGCATCGGCATCATGAACATCATGCTCGTCTCGGTGACGGAGCGCACCCGCGAGATCGGCATCCGCAAGGCGGTCGGCGCGCGCAAAGCCGACATCCTGCTGCAGTTTCTGACCGAGGCGATTGTGCTGTCCATCGTGGGCGGCCTGATCGGTATCGGCGTGGGTATGGCAGTCGCATGGGCGCTGACGGCCAGCGGCACGATCACGGCGGTGGTGGACTTGGATTCGATCCTGCTGGCGACCGTGTTCTCGACGGCGATCGGGCTGTTCTTTGGCATCTACCCGGCGAACCGCGCGGGCAGCCTGAACCCGATCGACGCCCTGCGTTATGAATGACATGGATTAGGCGGGCGACACATCGCTCTGGGGAGACTCACATGAAAAGACGGATAGCACTCATGATCAGCCTGGTGCTGCTGGCAGTGTTGCTGGCAGCATGCGACAGTGGCGCGGCGACGTCATCCGCACCCGCAGCAGGCACTCCGGCCGCCGCGGCGGCGCAAGCGACGAACACCGGGCGCGCGCCTGGCGCGGCCAGCAACCTGCCCGTGGCGGCTGCAACGAAAGCGGCAGGCGCGTCGGCGTCCGCGAGCGCGCCACTCAATGCGCCGACTGCCGTGCCCGCGCCCGTGATCGTCATCCCGACTCCGCTGGCCCCGGCGACGCCTACGAATACCAGCGTAGGGGCGATTCGTGAATCGCCCACGGCGACCACGAAAACCAGCGTAGGGCCGACACAGGAATTGCCCGCGGCGGCTGTGCCAAGCCTGGCGTCGCTGCGCGGCAAGATCGCCTTCTTCAGCGACCGCGACGGATACCCGCAGTTGTACGTCATGAACGCCGACGGTAGCAACCAGCAGCCGTGCAACTGCTCGGACCTGCTGCAGACGATGGTCGCCAGAGAGACAACGTCGCCGGACGGTAACCAGTTCCTGTTCTATCGCGTGGTGGGCGGCGGGCGCGGCGGCGACCAGCAGATCTGGGCGCACAATAACACGAACGGCTGGGAAGCGGTGGTGACTGGCGCGGCGCCCGGCTTCCCGGGTGTGGACTACGACGCCGTTTGGTCGCCCGATTCGAAGTACATCGCGTTTGTGACGGAGATCAACGGGTTTGACGAGATCTACCTGTACGATTCCAACGAAGGGTCAACGGTGCGGCTGACGCAGAGCGCCAGCGAGTGGTACAAGGCTCCGACGTTCTCCACGGACGGCTCGCGCATCGCCTACTGGACAAACTTCGGCAACGTCCTGCAGAAACAGATCTGGGTGATGAAGCTGGATGGCAGCGGCAAGACGAACATCAGCAACAACGCGTACAACGATTGGGACCCGATCTGGGTCAAATAACGCTGTAACGGCGAGGCATTCGCGAGCTGGTGCATATCGATCAACTGATCGGCCGAATGCTTCGCCCCTACATGTATGACGGGCGCTGGGTTACTGCCGCAAGCGCGGGTCCATCGCATCGCGCAGGCCGTCGGCCAACAGGAACACCGACAGCACCGTCAGCGAAATGGCCAGCCCGGGATAGAAGACCAGCCACGGGTATTTCGTGTATTGCAGCGAGTTACTCAGCATATTGCCCCAGGTCGCCGTGGGCTGCCTGCCCCTACACGAGCGCAGTCTCCGCGCCCGCTCCACCGTGTCCAACTCCGACGCGGCACGCGGACGCCGGCGAGTGTGTCAGAGACCCGCCACAACGCGGGTGCCGGCATAAGGACGCCGGCTGAGCCTGTCGAAGCCGTCGGCTGCCCGCTTCAAAACGCGCTCGACAAAACCCCATAGGGGCGCGTGCAACGCGCCCGCGCAATCCGCTTGCTCAAAATAGGTCTCTGTGCTAGTATGCCGTTTAACCTCTGCAGAGCACGCTTGGGCGTGCCCGTTGCTTGAAAACCTGTTTATCTAGTGAGGGAGCGTATGCTAAAACGGCCTGCAGTCCGTGTCTCACCGCTGGTATTGCTGGCGCTGGCCCTGCTGTTCTCGCTGGGCTGCGCCCTGA is part of the Chloroflexota bacterium genome and harbors:
- a CDS encoding PD40 domain-containing protein — protein: MKRRIALMISLVLLAVLLAACDSGAATSSAPAAGTPAAAAAQATNTGRAPGAASNLPVAAATKAAGASASASAPLNAPTAVPAPVIVIPTPLAPATPTNTSVGAIRESPTATTKTSVGPTQELPAAAVPSLASLRGKIAFFSDRDGYPQLYVMNADGSNQQPCNCSDLLQTMVARETTSPDGNQFLFYRVVGGGRGGDQQIWAHNNTNGWEAVVTGAAPGFPGVDYDAVWSPDSKYIAFVTEINGFDEIYLYDSNEGSTVRLTQSASEWYKAPTFSTDGSRIAYWTNFGNVLQKQIWVMKLDGSGKTNISNNAYNDWDPIWVK